A genomic region of Stenotrophomonas sp. NA06056 contains the following coding sequences:
- the rimP gene encoding ribosome maturation factor RimP, whose product MSDKATDIANLLAPTVVSLGLELLGVEYLPAPGGATLRLYIDVPLAEQPERIINVDDCERVSREVSAQMDVEDPISGNYTLEVSSPGVDRPLFNLEQFGRHLGESAKVTLKLPQENRRRLQGRIDAIDEAQGSITFIVDNAALVVSADNIDKARIMPDWVALGLAPSKPTGPAPKRPKPNKNSSSNEPAAKKPRAE is encoded by the coding sequence GTGAGCGACAAGGCAACCGACATCGCGAATCTGCTCGCCCCGACCGTTGTGTCGCTGGGCCTGGAGCTGCTGGGCGTTGAGTATCTGCCGGCCCCCGGCGGTGCGACCCTTCGCCTTTACATCGACGTGCCGCTGGCGGAACAGCCGGAGCGCATCATCAATGTGGACGACTGTGAGCGGGTAAGCCGCGAAGTCTCGGCACAGATGGACGTCGAGGACCCGATCAGCGGCAATTACACGCTGGAAGTGTCCTCTCCGGGCGTGGACCGCCCGCTGTTCAACCTGGAACAGTTCGGTCGTCACCTCGGCGAATCGGCCAAGGTCACGCTGAAGCTGCCGCAGGAAAACCGCCGCCGCCTGCAGGGTCGCATCGACGCGATCGACGAGGCGCAGGGCAGCATCACCTTCATCGTCGACAACGCCGCACTGGTGGTGTCGGCAGACAACATCGACAAGGCGCGGATCATGCCTGACTGGGTGGCGCTGGGGCTGGCCCCGAGCAAGCCGACCGGTCCGGCACCGAAGCGTCCGAAGCCGAACAAGAATTCTTCTTCCAACGAGCCGGCGGCAAAGAAGCCGCGCGCGGAGTGA
- the nusA gene encoding transcription termination factor NusA, with amino-acid sequence MSKELLLVVDAVANEKGVPREVIFDAIEAALASAAKKRYPDEEVLTRVVIDHKDGNYETFRRWEVVADDVVMESPDRQIRLMDAIEEAEGVDVGDYIEEQIENPDFGRIAAQAAKQVIVQRVREAERQQVVDAWADRVGELITGVVKRAERGNIYVDLGGNAEGFIPKDKGIPRDVLRAGDRVRGYLAEVRSEPRGPQLFISRAAPEFMIELFKLEVPEVGQGLVEIKACARDPGDRAKIAVLAHDQRTDPIGACIGMRGSRVQAVSNELNGERVDIVLWNENPANFVINAMAPAEVQSIIVDEDKHSMDLAVAEDRLAQAIGKGGQNVRLASRLTGWQLNVMTQDQVTAKSEAEQASARQLFMDKLEVDEEIAGILVSEGFGTVEEIAYVPVGELLAVEGFDEDIVEELRARARDALLNEALAVEEGLEDGQPAQDLLSLKGMDEATAYALAGHGVRTSEDLSDLAADEVMDFGIEGLDQERAAALILAARAEEIARLERGE; translated from the coding sequence ATGAGCAAGGAACTGTTGCTGGTAGTGGACGCGGTCGCCAACGAAAAGGGCGTGCCGCGTGAAGTGATCTTCGATGCCATCGAGGCCGCCCTGGCCTCGGCAGCGAAGAAGCGCTATCCCGACGAGGAAGTGCTGACCCGCGTGGTCATCGACCACAAGGATGGCAACTACGAAACCTTCCGCCGCTGGGAAGTGGTGGCCGATGACGTGGTGATGGAATCGCCGGATCGCCAGATCCGCCTGATGGATGCGATCGAGGAAGCCGAAGGCGTGGATGTCGGCGACTACATCGAAGAGCAGATCGAGAACCCCGACTTCGGTCGTATCGCCGCTCAGGCCGCCAAGCAGGTGATCGTGCAGCGCGTGCGCGAAGCCGAGCGCCAGCAGGTGGTCGATGCGTGGGCCGACCGTGTGGGCGAGCTGATCACCGGTGTGGTCAAGCGCGCCGAGCGCGGCAACATCTATGTCGACCTTGGCGGTAACGCCGAGGGTTTCATCCCGAAGGACAAGGGCATTCCGCGTGACGTCCTGCGTGCTGGCGACCGCGTCCGCGGTTACCTGGCCGAAGTGCGTTCGGAGCCGCGTGGCCCGCAGCTGTTCATCAGCCGTGCCGCACCGGAATTCATGATCGAGCTGTTCAAGCTGGAAGTGCCGGAAGTCGGCCAGGGCCTGGTGGAAATCAAGGCCTGCGCCCGCGATCCGGGCGACCGCGCCAAGATCGCCGTGCTCGCCCACGACCAGCGCACCGATCCGATCGGCGCCTGCATCGGCATGCGTGGTTCGCGCGTGCAGGCCGTCTCCAACGAGCTCAATGGCGAGCGCGTGGACATCGTGCTGTGGAATGAAAATCCGGCCAACTTCGTCATCAATGCGATGGCGCCGGCCGAAGTGCAGTCGATCATCGTCGATGAAGACAAGCACTCCATGGATCTGGCCGTGGCAGAAGACCGCCTGGCCCAGGCCATCGGCAAGGGCGGCCAGAACGTGCGCCTGGCCAGCCGCCTGACCGGTTGGCAGCTGAACGTGATGACCCAGGACCAGGTCACCGCCAAGTCCGAAGCAGAGCAGGCTTCGGCCCGCCAGCTGTTCATGGACAAGCTGGAAGTCGACGAGGAAATCGCCGGCATCCTGGTCAGCGAAGGCTTCGGCACGGTCGAGGAAATCGCATACGTACCGGTTGGCGAACTGCTGGCCGTGGAAGGTTTCGACGAAGACATCGTCGAAGAGCTGCGCGCACGTGCCCGCGATGCGCTGCTCAATGAGGCCCTGGCAGTCGAGGAAGGCCTCGAGGATGGCCAGCCGGCGCAGGACCTGCTGTCCCTGAAGGGCATGGACGAAGCCACCGCATATGCGTTGGCCGGCCACGGCGTGCGTACCAGCGAGGACTTGTCCGACCTGGCCGCCGACGAGGTCATGGACTTCGGCATCGAAGGGCTGGACCAGGAGCGCGCTGCGGCGCTGATCCTGGCCGCGCGTGCCGAGGAGATCGCCCGACTGGAACGCGGCGAATGA
- the infB gene encoding translation initiation factor IF-2, producing MSQQTTIRKLAELVNTPVEKLLEQLAGAGMKFSGPDQVVTSSEKVKLLGFLRRSHGKPEQAPEETDQSAKKITLNRRKQQEVTVNSGRSKTTVNVEVRQKRTYVKDGARAMTPDEERADILRKLEESRARNLAEQQALAEKDRLRDEEIVRKREEEVAAKERAEAEKKAAEEAAVAAKAAEALAASKPKVRAPIDETAPRPPRAPAAAPAAPRSAAPPRNDDRNNRSAPRNERGPGDRFAGQMHLSAADRARRGNSNNSNNRGRPGSRPTSGRRDMSRGGGNAGPHAFERPTAPVVREVAIGDTITVADLAQKLALKGGEVVKALFKMGVMATITQSIDHDTAALVTEELGHKAIRASDNDAEDALLASAGENQGEAVQRPPVVTIMGHVDHGKTSLLDYIRRTKVATGEAGGITQHIGAYHVETPKGVISFLDTPGHAAFTSMRARGAKLTDIVVLVVAADDGVMPQTKEAIQHARSAGVPLIVAINKIDKSGADPMRVKNELLSEQVVAEDFGGDTQMVEISAKTGLGIDDLLEAVSVQAELLELKAVDDGRANGVVIESSLDKGRGPIATVLVQQGRLKKGDYLVCGIQYGRVRALFDETGKQPEFAGPSIPVQVLGLSGVPEAGDDFVVVDDERLAKDVAQQRETKRRESRLVATAGSRMEDIMATLGKGEGQQVLNLVIKADVQGSVQALSQALVALSNEDIRINVIHSGVGGITESDANSAAASKATVIGFNVRADASARRIIESNGVDLRYFSIIYDVIDQVKQVASGLLGVEIREEIIGIAEVRDVFRSSKLGAVAGSMVIEGVVKRNKPIRVLRDSVVIFEGELESLRRFKENVEEVRNGTECGIAVKAYNDVKPGDQIECFERIEVPRTL from the coding sequence ATGTCGCAGCAAACCACCATCCGCAAGCTTGCTGAACTGGTCAATACACCGGTCGAAAAACTGCTGGAACAGCTGGCCGGTGCCGGCATGAAGTTCAGCGGTCCCGACCAGGTCGTGACCAGCTCCGAGAAAGTGAAGCTCCTGGGCTTCCTTCGTCGTTCGCATGGCAAGCCCGAGCAGGCCCCGGAAGAGACGGATCAGTCCGCCAAGAAGATCACGCTCAATCGCCGGAAACAGCAGGAAGTGACGGTCAATTCCGGTCGCAGCAAGACGACCGTGAATGTCGAGGTGCGCCAGAAGCGTACCTACGTCAAGGATGGTGCGCGTGCGATGACCCCGGACGAAGAGCGCGCCGACATTCTGCGCAAGCTGGAAGAGTCGCGCGCACGCAACCTCGCAGAGCAGCAGGCGCTGGCCGAGAAGGACCGCCTGCGTGACGAGGAAATCGTCCGCAAGCGCGAGGAAGAAGTTGCCGCCAAGGAGCGTGCCGAGGCCGAGAAGAAGGCGGCCGAGGAAGCTGCGGTTGCCGCCAAGGCTGCCGAGGCGCTTGCTGCCAGCAAGCCCAAGGTGCGTGCTCCGATCGACGAAACCGCGCCGCGCCCGCCGCGCGCTCCGGCCGCAGCCCCGGCTGCGCCGCGCAGTGCCGCGCCGCCGCGCAACGACGACCGCAACAACCGCAGCGCGCCGCGCAACGAGCGTGGCCCGGGTGATCGCTTTGCCGGTCAGATGCACCTGTCCGCCGCCGATCGTGCGCGCCGTGGCAACAGCAACAACAGCAACAACCGTGGTCGTCCGGGCAGCCGTCCGACGTCCGGCCGTCGCGACATGTCGCGCGGCGGTGGCAACGCCGGCCCGCACGCCTTTGAGCGTCCGACCGCACCGGTCGTGCGTGAAGTGGCGATCGGCGACACCATCACCGTGGCCGACCTGGCGCAGAAGCTCGCGCTGAAGGGCGGCGAAGTGGTGAAGGCGCTGTTCAAGATGGGCGTGATGGCCACCATCACCCAGTCCATCGATCACGACACCGCAGCACTGGTCACCGAAGAGCTGGGCCACAAGGCGATCCGCGCCAGCGACAACGACGCCGAAGACGCGCTGTTGGCATCGGCGGGTGAGAACCAGGGTGAGGCCGTGCAGCGTCCGCCGGTGGTCACCATCATGGGCCACGTCGATCACGGCAAGACCTCGCTGCTGGATTACATCCGTCGCACCAAGGTCGCCACCGGCGAAGCCGGCGGCATCACCCAGCACATCGGTGCGTACCACGTTGAAACGCCGAAGGGCGTCATCAGCTTCCTGGATACCCCGGGCCATGCCGCGTTCACTTCGATGCGTGCCCGCGGTGCCAAGCTGACCGATATCGTGGTGCTGGTCGTGGCTGCCGATGACGGCGTCATGCCGCAGACCAAGGAAGCCATCCAGCACGCCCGTTCGGCAGGTGTGCCGCTGATCGTGGCGATCAACAAGATCGACAAGTCCGGCGCTGATCCGATGCGGGTCAAGAACGAGCTGCTTTCCGAGCAGGTCGTGGCCGAGGACTTCGGTGGCGACACCCAGATGGTGGAGATCTCGGCCAAGACCGGCCTGGGCATCGACGATCTGCTGGAAGCTGTTTCGGTGCAGGCTGAACTGCTGGAACTGAAGGCAGTCGACGATGGCCGTGCCAACGGTGTGGTCATCGAATCCTCGCTGGACAAGGGCCGTGGCCCGATCGCGACGGTGCTGGTGCAGCAGGGCCGCCTGAAGAAGGGCGATTACCTGGTGTGCGGTATCCAGTACGGCCGCGTGCGTGCGCTGTTCGACGAAACCGGCAAGCAGCCGGAGTTCGCTGGTCCGTCCATCCCGGTGCAGGTCCTGGGTCTGTCCGGCGTGCCGGAAGCCGGTGACGACTTCGTCGTCGTCGACGACGAGCGTCTGGCCAAGGACGTTGCCCAGCAGCGTGAGACCAAGCGTCGTGAATCGCGCCTGGTGGCCACCGCTGGCAGCCGCATGGAAGACATCATGGCGACCCTGGGCAAGGGCGAGGGCCAGCAGGTCCTCAACCTGGTCATCAAGGCCGACGTGCAGGGTTCGGTGCAGGCCCTGAGCCAGGCACTGGTCGCGCTGTCCAACGAAGACATCCGCATCAACGTGATCCACTCCGGCGTGGGCGGCATCACCGAATCGGACGCCAACTCGGCGGCCGCTTCGAAGGCCACCGTCATCGGCTTCAACGTGCGTGCGGATGCTTCGGCCCGTCGCATCATCGAATCCAACGGCGTGGACCTGCGTTACTTCTCGATCATCTATGACGTGATCGATCAGGTGAAGCAGGTGGCGTCCGGTCTGCTGGGCGTGGAGATCCGCGAAGAGATCATCGGTATCGCCGAGGTCCGCGACGTCTTCCGCAGCTCCAAGCTGGGCGCCGTCGCCGGCTCGATGGTCATCGAGGGCGTGGTCAAGCGCAACAAGCCGATCCGCGTGCTGCGCGACAGCGTGGTGATCTTCGAAGGCGAGCTGGAATCGCTGCGCCGCTTCAAGGAAAACGTCGAGGAAGTCCGCAACGGTACCGAGTGCGGTATCGCGGTGAAGGCCTACAACGACGTCAAGCCGGGTGACCAGATCGAGTGCTTCGAGCGTATCGAAGTGCCGCGCACCCTGTAA
- the rbfA gene encoding 30S ribosome-binding factor RbfA — MPKTFHRTDRVSAQLRRELGTLVHNAVREHGLPSVSVSDVEITRDMAHAKVFVTALMPERSVEAVKGLKELAWGLRMELARAMKLRHVPELHFHYDDSVDRGEHIDNLLRDLPDTLAAEKRREGDEE; from the coding sequence GTGCCCAAGACTTTCCATCGAACCGACCGTGTCTCCGCCCAGTTGCGCCGTGAACTCGGCACCCTGGTGCACAACGCCGTGCGCGAGCACGGGTTGCCCTCGGTGAGCGTGTCCGACGTGGAAATCACCCGTGACATGGCCCATGCCAAGGTGTTCGTCACCGCGCTGATGCCGGAACGTTCGGTTGAAGCAGTGAAGGGCCTGAAGGAACTGGCCTGGGGCCTGCGCATGGAGCTGGCGCGCGCGATGAAGCTGCGGCATGTGCCAGAGCTGCATTTCCACTACGACGACTCGGTCGACCGTGGTGAGCACATCGACAACCTCCTGCGCGACCTGCCCGATACGCTGGCTGCGGAGAAGCGTCGCGAAGGCGACGAAGAATAA
- the truB gene encoding tRNA pseudouridine(55) synthase TruB: protein MTRIQFRRLDGILLLDKPTGMSSNAALQVARRLFRAEKGGHTGSLDPLATGLLPLCFGEATKIAGLLLGSAKAYDAEIVLGQTTDTDDAEGQVLLERPVPVISAEALEAALAPLRGNILQRAPIYSALKQGGEPLYVKARRGDVIEAPERQVQVHAIEVLEQQPERLRLRVTCGSGTYIRSLARDLGETLGCGAHISALRRLWVEPFRTPVMVTLDQLRALVQAGEEAAMEALLLPLSAGLAEYPRVDLDADQAHRFCVGQRQRDPSWPQGLVVVFGPESALQGLGQVDDSGLLAPQRRFNL, encoded by the coding sequence ATGACCCGAATTCAGTTCCGCCGCCTGGATGGCATCCTGCTGCTCGACAAGCCGACCGGCATGAGCTCCAACGCCGCACTGCAGGTCGCCCGTCGCCTGTTCCGTGCCGAGAAGGGTGGCCACACCGGCAGCCTGGACCCGCTGGCCACCGGCCTGTTGCCGCTGTGCTTTGGCGAGGCGACCAAGATCGCCGGCCTGCTGCTGGGCTCGGCCAAGGCCTACGACGCCGAGATCGTGCTGGGCCAGACCACCGATACCGACGATGCTGAGGGCCAGGTGCTGCTCGAGCGTCCGGTGCCCGTGATCAGTGCCGAGGCGCTGGAAGCGGCACTTGCGCCGTTGCGCGGCAACATCCTGCAACGTGCGCCGATCTATTCCGCGCTCAAGCAGGGTGGGGAGCCGCTGTATGTGAAGGCCCGCCGTGGCGATGTCATCGAGGCGCCTGAGCGCCAGGTGCAGGTCCACGCCATCGAGGTGCTGGAGCAGCAGCCTGAGCGGCTGCGGCTGCGGGTCACCTGTGGCTCGGGCACCTATATCCGCAGTCTGGCCCGTGACCTGGGTGAAACGCTGGGCTGTGGCGCACACATCAGTGCCCTGCGGCGCCTGTGGGTGGAACCGTTCCGCACCCCTGTCATGGTCACCCTGGACCAGCTGCGGGCACTGGTCCAGGCCGGCGAGGAGGCCGCCATGGAGGCCCTGCTGCTGCCGCTGTCGGCTGGCCTGGCCGAGTACCCCCGGGTCGACCTGGATGCCGACCAGGCCCACCGCTTCTGCGTGGGCCAGCGTCAGCGCGATCCGTCGTGGCCGCAGGGCCTGGTAGTCGTGTTTGGACCTGAATCGGCGCTTCAGGGCCTTGGCCAGGTCGATGACAGTGGCCTGCTGGCACCGCAGCGCCGCTTCAACCTTTGA
- the rpsO gene encoding 30S ribosomal protein S15, producing MSIDTQKVIEDNKRSSADTGSPEVQVALLTARIELLTGHFKTHKKDHHSRRGLLQMVNRRRSLLDYLKKKDVERYKALIEKLGLRR from the coding sequence ATGTCGATCGACACCCAGAAGGTCATTGAAGACAACAAGCGCAGCTCGGCTGACACCGGCTCCCCGGAAGTCCAGGTTGCACTGCTGACCGCCCGCATCGAACTGCTGACCGGCCACTTCAAGACCCACAAGAAGGATCACCACAGCCGCCGCGGCCTGCTGCAGATGGTCAATCGCCGTCGCAGCCTGCTCGACTACCTGAAGAAGAAGGACGTCGAGCGTTACAAGGCCCTGATCGAGAAGCTTGGCCTGCGTCGCTAA
- the pnp gene encoding polyribonucleotide nucleotidyltransferase yields the protein MAKITKTFQYGKHTVTLETGEIARQAGGAVIVKFDDTVLLVSAVAAKSAREGQDFFPLTCDYQEKFYAGGRIPGGFFKREGRATEKETLISRLIDRPIRPLFPEDYKNEVQIIATVMSLNPDIDGDIPALIGASAALSLAGTPFKGPIAAAKVGYKNGEYILNPTVTELKDSELELVVAGTANAVLMVESEAALLSEDVMLGAVTFGHREMQKVINAINELTVEAGTKPSTWEAPAKNTALISALQEAIGPRLGEAFQVRDKLQRRDAISAIKKDVTESLAGRVAADGWNPAELSKEFGELEYSTMRNSVLDTKVRIDGRALDTVRPIAVKTGILPRTHGSSLFTRGETQAIVTITLGTARDGQVIDAVSGEYKENFLFHYNFPPYSVGETGRMMGPKRREIGHGRLAKRGVLAVMPSLESFPYTIRVVSEITESNGSSSMASVCGSSLALMDAGVPVKAPVAGIAMGLVKEGDRFVVLSDILGDEDHLGDMDFKVAGTAEGISALQMDIKIEGITEEIMKQALQQAKAGRLHILGEMAHGLTAPREELSDYAPRLLTIKIHPDKIREVIGKGGSTIQAITKETGTQIDIQDDGTIVIASVNAIAAQAAKARIEQITSDVEPGRIYEGKVAKIMDFGAFVTILPGKDGLVHVSQISSDRVEKVGDVLKEGDVVKVKVLEVDKQGRIRLSMKAVEEGEGASAE from the coding sequence GTGGCAAAAATCACCAAAACCTTCCAGTACGGCAAGCACACCGTCACGCTTGAGACCGGCGAAATCGCCCGCCAGGCCGGTGGCGCCGTCATCGTCAAGTTCGACGACACCGTGCTGCTGGTCTCCGCCGTTGCCGCCAAGAGCGCGCGTGAGGGCCAGGACTTCTTCCCCCTGACCTGTGACTATCAGGAGAAGTTCTACGCCGGTGGCCGCATCCCGGGTGGCTTCTTCAAGCGCGAAGGCCGCGCGACCGAAAAAGAGACGCTGATTTCGCGCCTGATCGATCGCCCGATCCGTCCGCTGTTCCCGGAAGACTACAAGAACGAAGTCCAGATCATCGCCACGGTGATGTCGCTGAACCCGGACATCGACGGTGACATCCCGGCGCTGATCGGTGCCTCGGCTGCGCTGTCGCTGGCCGGTACCCCGTTCAAGGGCCCGATCGCCGCCGCCAAGGTCGGTTACAAGAACGGTGAGTACATCCTCAACCCGACCGTGACCGAACTGAAGGATTCGGAGCTGGAGCTGGTCGTTGCCGGTACCGCCAATGCTGTGCTGATGGTGGAATCCGAAGCCGCGCTGCTGTCCGAAGACGTGATGCTGGGCGCTGTGACCTTCGGTCACCGCGAAATGCAGAAGGTCATCAACGCCATCAACGAGCTGACCGTCGAAGCCGGCACCAAGCCGTCGACCTGGGAAGCCCCGGCCAAGAACACCGCGCTGATCAGCGCCCTGCAGGAAGCCATCGGCCCGCGCCTGGGCGAAGCCTTCCAGGTGCGCGACAAGCTGCAGCGCCGCGACGCCATCTCGGCGATCAAGAAGGACGTGACCGAGTCGCTGGCGGGCCGCGTTGCCGCCGACGGCTGGAACCCGGCCGAGCTGTCGAAGGAGTTCGGCGAGCTGGAATACAGCACCATGCGCAACTCGGTGCTGGACACCAAGGTCCGCATCGACGGCCGTGCGCTGGACACCGTCCGCCCGATCGCAGTGAAGACCGGCATCCTGCCGCGTACCCACGGTTCCTCGCTGTTCACCCGCGGTGAAACGCAGGCCATCGTGACCATCACCCTGGGCACCGCCCGTGACGGCCAGGTCATCGATGCCGTCTCCGGTGAGTACAAAGAGAACTTCCTGTTCCATTACAACTTCCCCCCCTACTCGGTGGGTGAAACCGGCCGCATGATGGGCCCGAAGCGTCGCGAGATCGGCCACGGCCGTCTGGCCAAGCGCGGCGTGCTGGCAGTGATGCCGTCGCTGGAATCCTTCCCGTACACCATCCGTGTCGTGTCGGAAATCACCGAATCCAACGGCTCCTCGTCGATGGCATCGGTCTGCGGCTCGTCGCTGGCCCTGATGGACGCCGGCGTGCCGGTGAAGGCACCGGTTGCCGGTATCGCCATGGGTCTGGTCAAGGAAGGCGATCGCTTCGTCGTCCTGTCCGACATCCTGGGTGACGAAGATCACCTGGGCGACATGGACTTCAAGGTTGCCGGTACCGCTGAGGGCATCTCCGCCCTGCAGATGGACATCAAGATCGAAGGCATCACCGAAGAGATCATGAAGCAGGCGCTGCAGCAGGCCAAGGCTGGCCGTCTGCACATCCTGGGCGAAATGGCCCACGGCCTGACCGCTCCGCGCGAAGAGCTGTCGGACTACGCGCCGCGTCTGCTGACCATCAAGATCCACCCGGACAAGATCCGCGAAGTGATCGGCAAGGGTGGTTCCACCATCCAGGCCATCACCAAGGAAACCGGCACCCAGATCGACATCCAGGATGACGGCACCATCGTCATCGCGTCGGTCAATGCCATCGCTGCCCAGGCTGCCAAGGCCCGCATCGAGCAGATCACCTCGGACGTCGAGCCGGGCCGCATCTACGAAGGCAAGGTCGCCAAGATCATGGACTTCGGTGCGTTCGTCACCATCCTGCCGGGCAAGGACGGCCTGGTGCACGTGTCGCAGATCTCCAGCGACCGCGTCGAGAAGGTCGGCGACGTGCTGAAGGAAGGCGATGTGGTCAAGGTCAAGGTGCTGGAAGTCGACAAGCAGGGCCGTATCCGCCTGTCGATGAAGGCCGTCGAGGAAGGCGAAGGCGCCAGCGCCGAGTAA
- a CDS encoding glycoside hydrolase family 18 protein, which translates to MFRQTMAVLAVLVAAALPIAAPAAPAQPPIFGAYYPGGSAERYPVSSIPAERLTHLFYAFSTIEDGRCAIGAEASANFVALAELKRRHPHLRTLISIGGWGAGGFSDAALTEASRRRLVDSCMALFFERHAGSFDGVDIDWEFPVSGGPKELAHRPQDRANLTKLAQAFRVALDARGRKAGQPMLLTAALAAGRLQTDGPYDPAASYDLPALAKVFDFINLMSYDMGTGFSSVSTFNAPLHEVPADPLAPELRRWNNVAGAVQYYRERGVPASKLVLGVPFYGRGFKVTGESADGLYQAYSAPADAGDWRVIKARYLDQPGWDKYWQPQAQSPWLYNPAEKIFISYEDPRSIGLRAQFAREQGLAGVFMWELTGDDEQASLLNAMLAPWQKARVGD; encoded by the coding sequence ATGTTCCGCCAGACCATGGCCGTACTTGCAGTGCTGGTTGCCGCCGCTCTGCCCATCGCAGCGCCGGCGGCGCCAGCGCAACCGCCGATCTTCGGTGCGTACTATCCGGGCGGATCGGCCGAGCGCTATCCGGTGTCCAGCATCCCGGCTGAGCGACTCACCCATCTGTTCTATGCGTTTTCCACCATCGAGGATGGACGCTGTGCGATTGGTGCCGAGGCGTCGGCCAACTTCGTTGCGTTGGCCGAGCTGAAGCGCAGGCATCCGCATCTGCGCACGTTGATTTCGATTGGGGGGTGGGGCGCGGGCGGATTCTCCGATGCTGCGCTGACCGAGGCCAGCCGCAGGCGCCTGGTTGATTCGTGCATGGCGCTGTTCTTCGAGCGTCATGCTGGCAGCTTCGATGGCGTGGACATCGACTGGGAATTTCCCGTCAGCGGTGGCCCGAAGGAGCTGGCGCACCGCCCGCAGGATCGCGCCAACCTGACGAAGCTGGCGCAGGCCTTCCGCGTGGCGCTTGATGCACGTGGCAGAAAGGCGGGGCAGCCGATGCTGCTGACCGCGGCGCTGGCGGCTGGCCGCCTGCAGACAGACGGTCCGTACGATCCCGCCGCCAGCTACGATCTGCCAGCGCTGGCCAAGGTGTTCGACTTCATCAACCTGATGAGCTACGACATGGGCACCGGCTTCTCGTCGGTATCGACCTTCAATGCCCCCCTGCATGAAGTGCCTGCCGACCCGTTGGCGCCGGAACTGCGGCGCTGGAACAACGTCGCTGGTGCCGTGCAGTACTACCGCGAGCGGGGTGTGCCGGCGAGCAAGCTGGTGCTGGGCGTGCCGTTCTATGGGCGCGGTTTCAAGGTCACCGGTGAATCGGCAGACGGCTTGTACCAGGCTTACAGCGCTCCGGCCGATGCCGGTGACTGGCGGGTGATCAAGGCGCGCTATCTCGACCAGCCGGGCTGGGACAAATACTGGCAGCCGCAGGCGCAGAGCCCGTGGTTGTACAACCCGGCAGAGAAGATTTTCATCAGCTATGAAGACCCGCGTTCGATCGGCCTGCGTGCGCAGTTCGCGCGCGAACAAGGCCTGGCCGGTGTCTTCATGTGGGAGCTGACCGGTGACGACGAGCAGGCCAGCCTGCTCAACGCCATGCTTGCTCCGTGGCAGAAAGCCCGCGTCGGCGACTGA